From the Spiribacter sp. 2438 genome, one window contains:
- a CDS encoding alpha/beta fold hydrolase: MAQADTTPEGTFVELPEGRLHAIVRGEGPDLVMIHGANGNARDFSFDLVDRMAEEFRVIAFDRPGFGYSDPLGDPVSPMEQADLLRRGAEQLGVENPVIVAHSYGGAVALAWALQAEDEIAGLTLLAPASHPWPGELGLWYRVSASPVGQQVMLPVVANLAPRAAVQRTLERVFQPDSVPEGYLDHLGFDLTLRTRQLQINARQIDRLKGFLEEMALRYPTLSLPIEVVHGLEDRTVGLPFHAERLKDEVASVNLTRVEGMGHMPHHADPDLVAELIRRTAERR; this comes from the coding sequence ATGGCCCAGGCCGATACAACCCCAGAGGGCACATTCGTGGAGCTTCCGGAAGGGCGGCTGCATGCCATCGTGCGGGGTGAGGGGCCGGATCTGGTGATGATCCATGGGGCCAATGGCAACGCCCGGGATTTCAGTTTTGATCTGGTTGATCGCATGGCCGAGGAGTTTCGCGTCATCGCCTTTGACCGCCCCGGCTTCGGCTATTCAGACCCGTTGGGTGATCCCGTGAGTCCCATGGAACAGGCGGATCTCCTGCGTCGCGGGGCGGAGCAACTGGGTGTCGAGAACCCCGTCATCGTGGCGCATTCCTATGGCGGTGCGGTGGCGTTGGCGTGGGCGCTGCAGGCCGAGGACGAAATCGCGGGCCTGACCCTCCTGGCCCCGGCCTCACACCCCTGGCCGGGAGAGCTTGGCCTCTGGTATCGAGTCTCGGCATCGCCGGTGGGGCAGCAGGTGATGCTGCCGGTGGTGGCCAATCTCGCCCCCCGGGCCGCGGTGCAACGGACCCTGGAGCGGGTGTTTCAGCCGGACTCGGTGCCCGAAGGCTATCTGGACCACCTGGGGTTTGATCTGACCCTGCGGACTCGCCAGCTGCAGATCAACGCCCGACAGATCGACCGGTTAAAGGGCTTTCTCGAGGAGATGGCGCTGCGCTATCCGACACTGTCTCTTCCCATTGAAGTGGTGCACGGTCTTGAGGATCGCACCGTCGGCCTGCCCTTCCACGCCGAGCGCCTCAAAGACGAAGTCGCCAGCGTCAACCTGACCCGAGTCGAGGGGATGGGCCACATGCCCCACCATGCGGATCCGGATCTGGTCGCCGAACTCATTCGCCGAACGGCGGAGCGGCGATGA
- a CDS encoding phasin family protein, translating to MKNDMFDKYTEQAEKLFMAPTRSYAKLAVDYTEKLMAAQMEAVRTYSEIGMQQARAAMEIKDTKGFQQYAEQQQTVAKDLSERVKSDAEKSVAMNQDFANDIRKLVESSVQTASETAQQSVAEAKKAAKVS from the coding sequence ATGAAAAACGATATGTTTGACAAGTACACCGAACAGGCCGAGAAGCTTTTCATGGCCCCGACCCGCAGCTACGCCAAGCTGGCCGTGGACTACACCGAGAAGCTGATGGCCGCCCAGATGGAAGCCGTTCGTACCTACAGCGAGATCGGCATGCAGCAGGCCCGGGCCGCGATGGAAATCAAGGACACCAAGGGCTTCCAGCAGTACGCTGAGCAGCAGCAGACCGTGGCCAAGGACCTCAGCGAGCGGGTCAAGAGCGACGCCGAGAAGAGCGTGGCCATGAACCAGGACTTCGCCAACGACATCCGCAAGCTCGTTGAGTCCAGCGTCCAGACCGCTTCCGAGACGGCCCAGCAGTCCGTCGCCGAGGCCAAGAAGGCCGCCAAGGTCAGCTAA
- a CDS encoding acetamidase/formamidase family protein: MLDKTNKAGHRSVVVSEFTNSVLDPASPMLGPVEDGGTIIANTAPGCWGPMITPSLRGGHEVTRPVEVIGAEVGDGLAIRIRDITVTSIATASGHDSSPEGFCLGDPYVAARCPKCDALWPETHIEGIGQDSVRCNVCGEAVKPFEIVHGYTVTFDDSRHVGVTLPREAAEKIGENANHYAALPDGSHQHSILHYAPSDMPATLIRMRPFLGQLGSCPSRPMPDSHNAGDFGSFLVGAPHDYAITADELAKHKTDGHLDIDAVRAGAILVAPVKVKGGGLYLGDMHAGQGDGEIAGHTMDVAGSVTLQVEVLKDYPIDGPVLFPLVEDLPPMARPFSPDEKARGERLAARWGIAELEPTAPISVIGTAANLNEAIDNGLERAATLLDMSVAEVRNRATVNGAIEIGRAPGVIQVTFLAPLAKLDAVGLGDYAREQYGL; the protein is encoded by the coding sequence ATGCTGGACAAAACCAACAAGGCCGGTCATCGCAGTGTCGTCGTCAGTGAGTTCACTAACAGTGTCCTGGATCCGGCTTCGCCGATGCTGGGCCCAGTGGAGGATGGCGGCACCATCATTGCCAACACCGCTCCGGGCTGCTGGGGACCCATGATCACCCCCAGTCTGCGGGGTGGTCACGAAGTCACCCGCCCGGTGGAAGTCATCGGCGCCGAGGTGGGTGACGGCCTCGCCATCCGCATCCGCGATATCACCGTGACCTCGATTGCCACGGCCTCGGGCCATGATTCGTCGCCGGAAGGATTCTGCCTGGGCGACCCCTATGTGGCCGCCCGCTGTCCCAAATGCGATGCCCTCTGGCCAGAGACGCACATCGAGGGCATTGGTCAGGACTCGGTGCGATGCAATGTCTGCGGCGAAGCGGTCAAGCCCTTCGAAATCGTTCACGGCTACACCGTGACCTTTGACGACAGCCGCCATGTGGGCGTCACCCTGCCCCGGGAGGCCGCGGAAAAGATTGGCGAGAACGCCAACCACTATGCCGCGCTGCCGGACGGCAGCCACCAGCACTCGATTCTGCACTACGCCCCATCCGACATGCCGGCCACGCTGATTCGCATGCGCCCCTTCCTGGGTCAGCTGGGGAGCTGCCCCTCGCGGCCCATGCCGGACAGCCACAATGCCGGTGACTTCGGGTCCTTCCTGGTGGGCGCTCCCCATGACTACGCCATTACCGCCGATGAGCTGGCCAAGCACAAAACCGATGGGCATCTGGACATCGACGCCGTGCGGGCCGGGGCGATTCTGGTGGCCCCGGTGAAGGTTAAAGGCGGTGGGCTCTATCTGGGGGACATGCACGCCGGTCAGGGTGATGGCGAAATCGCCGGTCACACCATGGATGTTGCCGGCAGCGTGACCCTGCAGGTGGAAGTACTCAAGGACTATCCCATCGACGGCCCGGTGCTGTTTCCGCTGGTCGAAGACCTGCCCCCCATGGCGCGTCCGTTCAGCCCCGATGAGAAGGCCCGTGGCGAGCGCCTGGCCGCCCGCTGGGGCATTGCCGAGCTGGAGCCCACGGCGCCCATTTCAGTCATCGGGACCGCCGCCAACCTCAACGAGGCCATCGACAATGGCCTGGAGCGGGCCGCCACACTGCTGGACATGTCGGTTGCTGAAGTTCGCAACCGGGCCACGGTGAACGGCGCCATCGAGATTGGACGGGCCCCCGGGGTCATTCAGGTGACTTTCCTGGCGCCGCTGGCCAAGCTCGATGCCGTGGGACTGGGTGATTATGCCCGGGAGCAGTACGGCCTCTAG
- a CDS encoding NAD(P)-binding protein has translation MVDSPSAAIIGSGIAGSAAAWRLATVPSTQPGRITVYEIGRGPGGRGATRKTRSIPELSINHGVPYADISTEQGRALLAAMGDSIQPYAGARGVVDGVTGSFTPQCASDGVRLIRGANGEMANIAASLLQDGNGDHLPPVTTAYSTMVRGLARGITPTDPWILTDRQGDEVGRADWLIVAGNGVAHPRWSDTFGGEPPLVGAASALDDDQLNESLGVIGQQTAAPVITVLLYATGAVAREWKALAFNDALVKGHDVLAKISIQPCGADGCAVVLHSTTPFALENAGVHGASSSAARVGNAASSADREAIIVDEMLAALGTIPGMPTFEKSTYPFGPLLHRWGNAFPRGEPLAAAQAVCPGARVAFCGDYVETAARMGSYECALLSGINVADTLIPYLQAGR, from the coding sequence ATGGTTGATTCCCCCAGCGCCGCCATCATCGGCAGCGGCATTGCCGGCTCGGCCGCCGCCTGGCGGCTGGCCACCGTGCCCTCGACGCAGCCGGGCCGGATCACGGTCTATGAAATAGGGCGGGGGCCCGGAGGACGCGGCGCCACTCGCAAGACCCGGTCCATCCCGGAGCTTTCCATCAACCATGGGGTGCCTTACGCGGATATTTCCACCGAGCAGGGACGGGCGCTGCTAGCGGCCATGGGCGACAGCATCCAGCCCTATGCCGGCGCGCGGGGTGTGGTGGACGGTGTGACCGGCAGCTTCACGCCCCAGTGCGCAAGCGACGGGGTCCGGTTGATTCGGGGCGCCAATGGCGAGATGGCCAATATCGCCGCGTCGCTGCTGCAGGATGGCAACGGCGATCATCTGCCGCCGGTGACCACGGCGTACTCAACCATGGTCCGGGGGCTCGCCCGTGGCATAACGCCGACGGACCCGTGGATTCTCACCGACAGGCAGGGTGATGAGGTGGGTCGTGCGGACTGGCTGATTGTCGCGGGCAATGGCGTCGCCCATCCGCGGTGGTCGGATACCTTCGGCGGCGAGCCCCCCCTGGTCGGCGCGGCGTCTGCTCTCGATGATGATCAGCTCAATGAATCCCTGGGGGTCATTGGTCAGCAGACGGCGGCCCCGGTGATTACGGTGCTGCTCTATGCAACCGGAGCCGTGGCGAGGGAGTGGAAAGCGCTGGCCTTCAACGACGCTCTGGTCAAGGGGCATGACGTGCTGGCGAAGATCTCGATCCAGCCCTGTGGGGCGGATGGCTGCGCGGTGGTGCTGCACTCGACCACGCCCTTTGCCCTTGAGAATGCCGGGGTGCACGGCGCTTCATCCAGTGCGGCCCGCGTGGGGAATGCCGCCTCCAGCGCCGATCGGGAGGCGATCATCGTCGATGAGATGCTGGCCGCGCTGGGGACCATCCCCGGCATGCCAACGTTTGAAAAGTCAACCTATCCGTTTGGTCCGTTGCTGCACCGGTGGGGGAACGCCTTTCCCAGGGGCGAGCCGCTGGCCGCGGCCCAGGCGGTGTGCCCGGGCGCCCGCGTGGCATTCTGTGGAGACTACGTGGAGACGGCGGCGCGGATGGGCAGTTATGAATGCGCCTTGCTGTCCGGCATTAATGTCGCTGACACACTGATCCCGTACCTGCAAGCCGGCCGATAA
- a CDS encoding outer membrane beta-barrel protein, protein MEKKLTAATMLAGLLLGATSLANAQQPANPWYVGFGLGSATIDTDVSGTTGTASLDEDDTSRQVFAGFRFTDNFAIEAQYNYFGEATLSGNEGDQFVFDGQTFEFTADNALIKVSADSYALGLVGMAQVTPRVQLFGKLGLHRWDVDESRTSDAGNANFSDSGTDIFYAGGAQIRLLDEVAVRLEGSVYDLDDYEVSAIGGSLLFIF, encoded by the coding sequence ATGGAAAAAAAACTCACTGCGGCCACGATGCTCGCCGGCTTGCTGCTTGGTGCGACTTCCCTTGCCAATGCCCAACAACCCGCCAACCCCTGGTACGTCGGTTTCGGCCTCGGGTCCGCCACCATCGACACGGATGTCAGCGGCACCACCGGCACCGCGTCTCTGGACGAAGACGACACCTCCAGGCAAGTTTTCGCCGGTTTCCGCTTTACCGACAATTTCGCCATCGAGGCGCAATACAATTATTTTGGAGAGGCGACGCTGTCCGGCAACGAAGGAGATCAATTTGTTTTTGACGGACAAACGTTTGAGTTCACAGCGGATAACGCCTTAATCAAGGTGTCCGCTGACTCCTACGCTCTCGGACTGGTCGGCATGGCTCAAGTAACGCCGCGGGTACAGTTATTCGGTAAATTGGGGCTGCATCGATGGGATGTTGACGAGAGCCGAACATCTGACGCGGGAAACGCGAACTTCTCGGACAGTGGCACGGATATTTTCTACGCGGGCGGAGCCCAAATCCGACTCCTGGATGAAGTCGCCGTGAGACTGGAAGGCAGTGTCTACGACCTGGACGACTACGAGGTCTCGGCCATCGGTGGCTCGCTGCTGTTTATTTTTTAG
- a CDS encoding MFS transporter: MVDKAAAVSPEEGPAPREKGNVAILVSGQTLFMIASITVLTLSGIVGERLAPSEALATLPIALMMVGTVISTLPASLYMKRVGRRVGFMTGVSVGGIGGSLTAFAGIALQDFAVFCAGNMLLGLYQGFAMYYRFAANDVASPAFRSRAISYVMAGGVVAAFVGPWNARLDWFPLVPSGGPYLLIALLSLAALCLLCFLRVPHQGEPAAGAPQRPMKAIIHQPAFPLAVLAGAVGYAVMMLVMTATPLAMLSMGFTMADVVFIMQSHVLGMFAPSFFTGGLIARYGVQRIIGAGALMLVGSVLTGSLGQSLEFFWAALVLLGIGWNFLFIGGSALLTQLHTEAERGKVQGVNDLVIFSLVAVASLMAGGLLHGIGWEWLNLAMLPIIGIVAAAMWVAARG, encoded by the coding sequence ATGGTGGATAAAGCCGCGGCTGTAAGCCCGGAGGAGGGGCCAGCGCCCCGCGAAAAGGGCAATGTCGCGATTCTGGTCAGCGGACAAACGCTGTTCATGATCGCGTCTATCACCGTGCTGACACTCAGCGGCATCGTGGGTGAGCGGCTGGCTCCATCTGAAGCCCTGGCGACCCTGCCCATTGCCCTGATGATGGTCGGTACCGTCATCTCCACGCTCCCGGCGTCGCTCTACATGAAGCGAGTGGGCCGGCGGGTGGGTTTCATGACCGGCGTTTCCGTCGGTGGCATCGGCGGCAGCTTGACGGCTTTTGCGGGGATTGCGCTGCAGGATTTTGCGGTTTTCTGCGCCGGCAACATGCTGCTCGGGCTGTACCAGGGCTTTGCGATGTACTATCGGTTTGCCGCCAATGATGTCGCGAGCCCGGCATTCCGCAGCCGGGCCATCTCCTACGTCATGGCGGGTGGTGTGGTGGCGGCCTTCGTGGGCCCCTGGAACGCTCGCCTTGACTGGTTCCCACTGGTGCCATCCGGGGGGCCCTATTTGCTGATCGCGCTGCTCTCGCTGGCAGCGCTCTGTCTGCTCTGCTTTCTCCGAGTGCCACATCAGGGCGAGCCTGCGGCCGGCGCTCCACAACGGCCGATGAAGGCGATCATCCATCAGCCGGCATTCCCCCTCGCTGTGCTGGCGGGTGCCGTGGGCTATGCGGTGATGATGCTGGTGATGACCGCCACGCCCCTGGCGATGCTCTCGATGGGTTTCACCATGGCTGACGTGGTTTTCATCATGCAGTCCCATGTTCTGGGGATGTTTGCACCGTCGTTTTTCACCGGTGGGCTCATCGCCCGCTATGGCGTCCAGCGCATCATTGGCGCAGGGGCGCTGATGCTGGTCGGCTCCGTCCTGACGGGGAGTCTCGGCCAGTCATTGGAGTTTTTTTGGGCTGCCCTGGTGCTGTTGGGGATCGGCTGGAATTTCCTGTTCATCGGCGGCAGCGCATTACTGACCCAGCTGCACACGGAAGCGGAGCGGGGCAAAGTTCAGGGTGTTAACGATCTGGTGATTTTCTCTCTGGTCGCCGTGGCTTCGCTAATGGCCGGCGGCCTTCTTCATGGGATCGGCTGGGAGTGGCTCAATCTGGCCATGCTCCCGATCATCGGGATAGTGGCAGCGGCGATGTGGGTGGCCGCTCGAGGATAG
- a CDS encoding NAD-dependent succinate-semialdehyde dehydrogenase — MCGPSKSVITDPATGETVATVPDFGRPEMKRAIDAAETAGPAWAALSARERADILLRWHDLLLANQEDLARILTAEMGKPISEARGEIAYGASFIRWFAEEARRLYGDIIPGHQRDKRILVLKQPIGVVGAITPWNFPNAMIARKVAPALAAGCTFVGRPAESTPLSALAMALLGERAGIPPGVLNIVTGEDAAGLGLELCTNPTVRKLTFTGSTAVGRILMRQCADNITKLSLELGGNAPFIVFDDADIEKAIDGALIAKYRNGGQTCVCANRIYVQSGIHDRFVERLAERVAALKVGPGMDESTEIGPMINSAGAEKVQRHLDDALEKGARVVTGGAGHPLGGNYLQPTVIADVGPGMELLHEETFGPLAPVIRFDSEAEAVRLANDTEFGLAAYLYTENLSRSWRVTEALEYGIVGLNTGLISTAEAPFGGVKSSGLGREGSHYGIDEFLELKYLCMSIETDGG, encoded by the coding sequence ATGTGTGGTCCGTCAAAGTCCGTGATTACCGACCCTGCCACCGGCGAGACGGTCGCAACGGTGCCGGATTTCGGGCGCCCGGAGATGAAACGGGCGATCGACGCAGCGGAAACCGCGGGGCCGGCCTGGGCGGCGCTCAGTGCTCGTGAGCGGGCGGACATCCTCCTTCGCTGGCACGATTTGCTGCTCGCCAACCAGGAGGATCTGGCCAGAATCCTCACCGCCGAGATGGGCAAACCGATCTCCGAAGCGCGGGGTGAGATTGCCTATGGGGCCAGCTTTATCCGCTGGTTCGCCGAAGAGGCGAGGCGCCTTTACGGCGACATCATTCCCGGCCATCAGCGCGATAAGCGGATATTGGTGCTCAAGCAGCCCATTGGCGTCGTGGGGGCGATCACGCCCTGGAATTTCCCGAACGCGATGATTGCGCGAAAAGTCGCCCCGGCGCTCGCCGCCGGGTGCACTTTTGTCGGACGGCCGGCGGAAAGTACTCCGCTGTCCGCGCTGGCCATGGCCTTGCTGGGTGAACGGGCCGGAATCCCCCCCGGGGTTCTGAATATCGTCACCGGTGAGGATGCCGCGGGGCTCGGCCTTGAGCTTTGCACCAACCCCACCGTGCGAAAGCTGACATTCACGGGTTCCACGGCGGTTGGCCGCATCCTGATGCGCCAGTGCGCGGACAACATCACAAAGCTGTCACTGGAGCTCGGCGGTAACGCTCCTTTCATCGTTTTCGATGATGCTGACATCGAAAAGGCCATTGACGGCGCACTGATCGCGAAATATCGCAACGGCGGCCAGACCTGTGTCTGTGCCAACCGCATATACGTGCAATCGGGCATTCATGATCGGTTTGTTGAGCGTCTGGCAGAGCGGGTCGCCGCGCTCAAGGTTGGCCCCGGGATGGATGAGTCCACGGAGATTGGGCCCATGATCAACTCGGCCGGCGCCGAGAAGGTGCAACGGCATCTCGATGACGCATTGGAAAAAGGAGCCCGGGTGGTCACCGGCGGTGCCGGCCACCCCCTCGGGGGCAACTACCTCCAGCCGACGGTGATCGCGGACGTCGGCCCTGGCATGGAACTGCTCCACGAGGAGACATTCGGCCCCCTCGCTCCGGTGATCCGGTTCGATAGCGAGGCAGAGGCGGTACGCCTGGCCAATGACACCGAATTCGGCCTGGCCGCTTATCTGTACACCGAGAACCTTTCGAGAAGCTGGCGGGTCACTGAGGCCCTGGAGTACGGAATCGTCGGCTTGAACACCGGGTTGATCTCTACCGCCGAGGCACCCTTTGGTGGGGTAAAGTCCTCCGGACTCGGGCGCGAAGGCTCTCACTACGGCATCGACGAATTCCTCGAGCTGAAATATCTGTGCATGTCCATCGAAACTGATGGTGGATAA
- a CDS encoding carbon-nitrogen hydrolase family protein — protein MTDNLKAAVVQAGSVAFDVEATLAKTDRLLAEAAEAGAGLAVFPEAFISAYPKGLDFGCRVGMRKPEGREQFQRYWDSAIDVPGPATEALAGMAARHNMYIVMGVIERDVGTLYCTVLYFSPAGELLGKHRKLMPTASERLVWGQGDGSTLPVFDTPHGRLGAVICWENYMPLFRTAMYAKGVKLYCAPTADDRDTWLATVRHIAVEGRCFVLSACQVMRRSDFPADYPVADAMDDDQVLMRGSSCIVGPLGEVLAGPLFNEEGILYADLDIGEVARSHLDLDSVGHYSRPDIFQLNVDERSRPAANFISDSASRETDATNTGINEKNECL, from the coding sequence ATGACAGACAATCTTAAAGCCGCCGTTGTCCAGGCGGGATCCGTTGCGTTTGATGTTGAGGCGACGCTCGCCAAGACAGATCGGCTCCTCGCCGAAGCGGCCGAGGCGGGGGCCGGCCTGGCGGTGTTTCCTGAGGCCTTCATTTCGGCCTACCCCAAGGGCCTCGATTTTGGCTGTCGTGTCGGGATGCGCAAACCCGAGGGGCGTGAACAATTCCAGCGCTACTGGGACAGCGCCATCGATGTGCCTGGACCAGCCACGGAGGCCCTCGCTGGGATGGCTGCCCGCCACAACATGTACATCGTCATGGGCGTCATCGAGCGCGACGTGGGAACGCTTTACTGCACGGTGCTTTATTTCTCGCCGGCGGGTGAACTGCTGGGTAAACATCGCAAGCTGATGCCAACGGCCAGCGAACGTCTGGTTTGGGGTCAGGGCGATGGATCCACCCTCCCGGTGTTCGATACCCCTCATGGGCGGCTGGGGGCAGTGATCTGCTGGGAAAATTACATGCCGCTGTTTCGGACGGCCATGTACGCCAAAGGCGTCAAGCTCTATTGCGCGCCCACGGCCGACGATCGCGATACCTGGCTTGCAACGGTTCGTCATATCGCGGTCGAAGGGCGTTGCTTTGTTCTGTCGGCCTGTCAGGTCATGCGGCGGAGCGACTTCCCTGCCGATTATCCTGTCGCTGATGCGATGGACGATGATCAGGTCCTGATGCGCGGCAGCAGTTGCATTGTCGGGCCCCTCGGCGAGGTGCTGGCCGGGCCTCTCTTCAATGAGGAGGGCATCCTTTATGCCGATCTCGACATCGGCGAGGTGGCACGCAGTCATCTCGATCTGGACTCGGTGGGACACTATTCCCGGCCGGATATTTTTCAGCTGAATGTTGATGAACGCAGCCGGCCCGCTGCCAACTTTATTAGCGACAGTGCGAGCAGAGAAACCGACGCGACTAACACCGGCATTAACGAGAAGAACGAGTGTTTATGA
- a CDS encoding ABC transporter ATP-binding protein, whose protein sequence is MLEVRDLDLSIEGTPVLRQVQMDLAAGEMVGLIGRNGAGKTSLLRTVMGLWTPASGSVRYQKQDLLAEAAHRRAHLGIGYMPEDRGLIPDLMVQENVMVPAWATQRADHESRLRWIYSLIPEVEEFAQRKAFSVSGGQQKLVALARALMAGSHLLLLDEPFEGVAPSLGKRLVEVISALKDEGLSVLLAESDYTHTHGFVDRAYVIDRGSVAQAQTGGNRQK, encoded by the coding sequence ATGCTTGAGGTCCGTGATCTCGATCTTTCAATCGAAGGCACACCCGTTCTCCGCCAGGTCCAGATGGATCTGGCCGCCGGAGAAATGGTAGGTCTTATTGGGCGCAACGGCGCCGGTAAAACCAGCCTGCTCCGAACCGTCATGGGGTTGTGGACACCCGCGAGCGGCAGCGTCCGGTATCAGAAGCAGGACCTGCTGGCGGAGGCGGCCCACCGGCGTGCTCATCTGGGCATTGGCTACATGCCAGAGGACCGCGGATTAATCCCCGATCTGATGGTTCAGGAGAACGTCATGGTGCCTGCCTGGGCCACCCAGCGAGCAGACCATGAATCACGGCTTCGCTGGATCTACTCGCTGATCCCCGAGGTAGAGGAGTTCGCGCAGCGAAAAGCTTTCAGTGTCAGCGGCGGTCAGCAGAAGCTCGTGGCACTGGCGCGGGCATTGATGGCGGGCTCGCATCTGCTGCTGCTGGATGAGCCCTTCGAGGGCGTGGCCCCCAGCCTGGGCAAGCGACTGGTCGAGGTAATCAGTGCACTGAAAGACGAGGGGCTCTCCGTGCTCCTGGCGGAATCGGATTATACCCATACCCATGGGTTTGTGGACCGCGCTTATGTCATTGACCGAGGCAGCGTGGCCCAGGCCCAGACAGGAGGCAATCGCCAGAAATGA
- a CDS encoding ABC transporter ATP-binding protein has product MKPLLQVRNLTKSFGAVVAAADINVDIDKGEMVAVIGANGAGKTTFVNMVTGYLPPSGGSIVFSGQDLSGLPPRQISKVGICRSFQVAQLFTEMTVLENVMLSLEARRFSLSTFLAPLHKPDTHERAMEVLRKFRIDQYADARVDELAQGVRKLLDISMAMVGGPELLLLDEPTSGVAIEEKFDLMDTVMDGVRQSGAAVIFIEHDMDIVRRYADRVIAFYAGQIIADGPTEEALAKDDVRQFVVGEELLINPEESSHA; this is encoded by the coding sequence ATGAAGCCCTTACTTCAGGTTCGTAATCTGACCAAGTCATTTGGCGCCGTGGTGGCCGCTGCCGACATCAATGTCGATATTGACAAGGGTGAGATGGTCGCGGTGATCGGCGCCAATGGTGCCGGCAAAACGACATTCGTCAACATGGTCACAGGCTATCTGCCACCCAGTGGCGGCAGCATTGTCTTCTCCGGTCAGGACCTCAGCGGATTGCCGCCTCGGCAGATCAGCAAGGTTGGTATCTGCCGTTCGTTTCAGGTGGCGCAGTTGTTCACTGAAATGACCGTGCTGGAAAACGTCATGCTGAGTCTCGAGGCGAGGCGTTTTTCTCTCTCGACATTCCTTGCACCTCTGCACAAGCCCGACACCCACGAACGGGCCATGGAGGTCCTGCGGAAGTTCCGGATTGATCAGTACGCGGATGCCCGGGTGGATGAACTCGCCCAGGGGGTCCGGAAGTTGCTGGATATTTCCATGGCAATGGTCGGCGGTCCGGAGCTCCTCCTGCTGGATGAGCCCACCAGTGGGGTGGCCATCGAGGAGAAGTTCGACCTCATGGACACGGTCATGGATGGCGTTCGTCAGTCCGGTGCAGCCGTCATTTTCATCGAGCATGACATGGATATCGTACGGCGCTATGCAGACCGGGTCATTGCGTTTTATGCCGGTCAGATCATTGCGGACGGCCCCACCGAAGAAGCCCTGGCCAAAGACGACGTCCGTCAGTTCGTGGTTGGAGAAGAGCTCCTGATCAACCCGGAGGAGTCATCCCATGCTTGA
- a CDS encoding branched-chain amino acid ABC transporter permease: MLIADCMRENRTLLLIMSTGVLLMAARLVVPEWVSLMIVTVLAKALVVLGVVLLMRGGLVSFGQGLYYCLGGYAVGLGSRWFGISDIFLLLALAVVVALLVGGALGFLLSRYREIFFAMLSLALSMILYGLLTSNEALGSDDGFTVRNLSLFGEALTPHQIEATVYLLTCGIATLVACLAHLYMRAPMGFAGSAVHQNEVRVEYLGLSPRTVSYSNYVVASVLGALGGALIAMDNGHVSPNMAFWAQSGEFVFIALMGGINHVGAVFIGATVFEIVRTFALEFAPQAWRIILGSVLVLIICFLPFGLWSLPEKIRGIKAARSQKEAT, encoded by the coding sequence ATGTTGATTGCCGATTGCATGCGGGAGAACCGCACACTATTGCTGATCATGTCCACTGGGGTCCTCCTGATGGCGGCGCGCCTGGTTGTACCCGAATGGGTCAGCCTGATGATTGTGACTGTGCTGGCCAAAGCGCTGGTGGTGCTCGGCGTGGTTTTGCTGATGCGGGGCGGACTCGTGTCTTTCGGGCAGGGGCTCTACTATTGTCTCGGCGGTTATGCGGTCGGGCTTGGGAGCCGATGGTTCGGAATTAGCGATATTTTCCTTCTGCTGGCACTGGCGGTGGTCGTTGCTTTGCTGGTCGGCGGAGCACTTGGCTTTCTCCTCAGTCGCTACCGCGAAATCTTTTTTGCGATGCTCAGTCTCGCCCTGTCCATGATCCTCTACGGGTTATTGACCAGTAACGAGGCATTGGGCAGCGACGACGGATTCACCGTGCGCAACCTCTCCCTGTTCGGTGAGGCATTAACGCCGCATCAGATTGAGGCCACGGTCTACCTGCTGACCTGTGGGATTGCCACGCTGGTTGCCTGTCTTGCTCACCTGTACATGCGCGCCCCGATGGGGTTTGCCGGCAGTGCCGTTCATCAGAATGAGGTCCGTGTGGAATACCTCGGTCTCTCGCCGCGCACGGTTTCCTATTCCAACTATGTGGTTGCATCGGTTCTGGGTGCGCTCGGCGGCGCGCTGATTGCGATGGACAACGGCCACGTCAGCCCCAACATGGCTTTTTGGGCTCAGTCCGGGGAATTCGTGTTCATCGCACTGATGGGTGGCATCAATCACGTCGGGGCGGTGTTCATCGGCGCCACGGTGTTCGAAATCGTCAGGACTTTCGCCCTTGAATTCGCGCCACAGGCCTGGCGAATCATTCTTGGTTCGGTGCTGGTGTTGATCATCTGCTTCCTTCCCTTCGGGCTTTGGTCTCTGCCCGAAAAAATCCGCGGTATTAAGGCAGCTCGGTCACAGAAGGAGGCAACATGA